One Punica granatum isolate Tunisia-2019 chromosome 3, ASM765513v2, whole genome shotgun sequence genomic window carries:
- the LOC116201072 gene encoding uncharacterized protein LOC116201072 isoform X3 has translation MTVLKRYVLRLFLSLKYIMANVVDRNNGRIVATASTVEHSIKNSLKCGSSCNAKAAGAIGEVVAMRLKVEGLKLGRRGVHVDVANEIEKKRLGSKTKIWAVVNALRSNGVKLILDDETCEDSS, from the coding sequence ATGACGGTGTTGAAGAGATACGTCCTCAGGCTCTTCCTGTCACTCAAGTACATCATGGCGAACGTGGTGGACAGGAACAACGGGCGGATCGTGGCCACAGCCTCAACGGTCGAGCACTCCATCAAGAACTCGCTCAAGTGCGGGAGCTCATGTAATGCCAAGGCCGCTGGGGCCATTGGGGAGGTCGTGGCCATGCGGCTCAAGGTGGAAGGCCTCAAGCTTGGGAGGCGGGGGGTCCATGTAGATGTGGCCAATGAGATCGAGAAGAAAAGGCTCGGGAGTAAGACAAAGATTTGGGCAGTCGTGAACGCCCTCCGGAGCAACGGGGTCAAGCTGATACTCGATGATGAGACTTGTGAGGATTCCTCTTGA
- the LOC116201072 gene encoding uncharacterized protein LOC116201072 isoform X1, producing MVLASIFERLVHKMEQKGKLAAIPQAAPTYMFCPSLPSYDEQFPQLGQFTDGEGRHTHAFKIPNPTSKDEQGRPRFFTSGEAVLNWQFSQNRVLSSVGTKVDSLMARVSQLDGKVDRHHLETQSLLRTLQKRLKEIQDTPVVSYFQIDLDRKEEEIRKLKNQIVILSGTPAPLPPTSSTTSLFNFLERPLGERSKLARLSLFSHSQDEQQPKKATLVEIRERAKQATEVARRRYGIKKEVYETPPRLVPSTSKPPKEEKEKKNGSDEEEEDLQGAFMVFPKENSLSSFLKEQCEESHMVVKEETSDSVSEEESEASPKESEDSWETEDSYPPVKMMGMRDGVDSDDAMSEMADPPQAAAPTTPTRGNIAFTLDDIPYSKWPDRLQEFLAYLTTRALTVRANHELMSDFVSRFTKTLRIWWTGLTDQDQVQFIVSSPTEAVHILHVYFVGYSGDLRELKRKEFFERKCCSYKRKHLDLYFKHMVRLFYEFGADISLKQVFLSSIPATLAGAAERLLHDRGKRVIDCTVGEIQQEIHVALEDACLKKQVIKEVLKGDKSMEKACKRPELYIKCSSRDKDCSCPTKKKKHYKKWKMSKAKSRRYSKKSINPPGVTFVTDQATSVRTVQGPRSKE from the coding sequence ATGGTGCTAGCCTCTATTTTTGAGAGGCTTGTCCACAAGATGGAGCAAAAAGGCAAATTGGCTGCTATTCCACAAGCAGCTCCCACCTATATGTTTTGTCCATCCTTGCCAAGCTATGATGAACAGTTCCCTCAGCTGGGACAGTTTACTGATGGCGAAGGGCGGCATACTCATGCCTTCAAAATCCCAAATCCAACCTCAAAAGATGAGCAAGGAAGACCCAGATTTTTCACTTCTGGGGAGGCTGTCCTTAATTGGCAGTTTTCACAAAACCGTGTTCTCTCATCCGTAGGGACTAAGGTGGACTCACTTATGGCAAGAGTCAGCCAGCTTGATGGCAAGGTTGACAGGCACCATCTAGAGACCCAGTCACTCCTTCGGACACTACAAAAGAGACTCAAGGAGATTCAAGATACTCCTGTTGTCTCATACTTCCAGATTGATCTGGACAGAAAGGAGGAAGAGATTCGCAAGCTAAAAAACCAAATTGTGATTCTCTCTGGGACTCCAGCACCATTACCGCCAACTTCATCGACCACAAGCCTCTTCAACTTTTTGGAGAGACCACTTGGAGAAAGAAGTAAGCTTGCAAGGCTCTCACTGTTCTCCCATTCTCAGGATGAACAGCAGCCTAAAAAAGCTACACTTGTGGAAATAAGGGAAAGGGCAAAACAGGCTACAGAGGTAGCTCGAAGACGCTATGGGATAAAGAAGGAGGTATATGAAACCCCTCCAAGACTAGTTCCGTCTACCTCTAAGCctccaaaagaagaaaaggagaagaagaacggaagtgacgaagaagaagaagatcttCAGGGAGCCTTTATGGTTTTCCCTAAGGAAAATTCTCTGAGCTCCTTTCTTAAGGAGCAATGCGAAGAAAGTCATATGGTGGTTAAAGAAGAAACATCTGACTCAGTATCAGAGGAAGAATCAGAAGCTTCTCCCAAGGAATCAGAAGACTCATGGGAGACAGAAGATTCCTATCCCCCGGTAAAAATGATGGGAATGAGAGATGGAGTTGATTCTGACGACGCCATGTCTGAAATGGCAGATCCACCACAAGCGGCAGCACCAACAACACCAACTAGGGGGAACATTGCCTTTACTTTAGACGATATTCCCTACTCTAAATGGCCAGACAGGCTCCAGGAGTTTTTGGCCTATCTCACTACTAGAGCACTCACAGTACGTGCCAACCATGAGCTCATGTCAGATTTCGTATCTCGGTTTACCAAGACGTTACGGATCTGGTGGACTGGACTGACAGACCAAGATCAGGTCCAGTTCATTGTAAGTAGCCCTACAGAAGCAGTCCATATCCTCCATGTTTATTTTGTGGGATATTCTGGAGATCTCAGAGAACTCAAACGAAAAGAGTTCTTTGAAAGGAAGTGTTGCTCCTACAAAAGGAAGCATCTGGACCTATACTTCAAGCACATGGTACGGCTTTTTTATGAGTTCGGAGCGGACATCTCCCTGAAGCAAGTTTTCCTCTCCTCTATTCCAGCAACACTAGCAGGAGCAGCGGAAAGGTTACTACATGATAGAGGCAAAAGAGTTATTGACTGCACTGTTGGAGAAATCCAGCAGGAGATTCACGTGGCTCTCGAAGATGCCTGCTTGAAGAAACAAGTCATCAAAGAAGTCCTAAAGGGAGACAAGTCAATGGAGAAGGCCTGCAAACGACCTGAGCTGTACATCAAGTGCTCAAGCAGAGACAAAGACTGTAGCTGCCCcaccaagaagaagaagcattATAAGAAGTGGAAAATGTCGAAAGCAAAGTCCAGAAGATAttcaaaaaaaagtataaatccTCCCGGTGTTACATTTGTAACCGACCAGGCCACTTCGGTAAGAACTGTCCAAGGGCCCCGAAGCAAGGAGTAA